CAgtagagaactttctcacgctgcaAGCAGTTTATTGCAGTTTGCATCCAATGAACTGCGGTTTACATACTTAGGTCATCACGCACAGTGCTGGAAATTTCTCAAGGTTTGAGCGATGATGTCAGtgaggttaccgcagttcatcgGCTGTGAACTGTGATAACCTTACTAATGTCAGCACTTGTCACAGCAGCAGGATTCACACGCTACTGTCAGTGTGTTCCAGTGGCCGTGTTGAGTGGCTTTTGCTACCcacacttccataaaggccacctctatggagtgtacagctcATTGTGTTCGTATGGACAAATACTCCagtttctgcttgggaactctgcaattTATTTAGGGTAACATTTAGTTTCTGTGCTACTTCTCTGATTATTGCCCTTCTTACCTGTGCTaatagttttggtgggcggccctccttTGGCAGGTTTGttttggtaccatgttctttccatttgatgataatgaattTAATGGTGCTGGTGAATCataagagattgggatattttttttataacccaaccatgACATGTACTCTCagtaactttgtccctgacttgtttggagatctccttggtcttcatggtggtgtttggagatctccttggtcttcatggtggtgtttggttagtgatgcctcttgcttaatggtgttgcagcctctgtggcataTCTGAAATTGTGAAGTGTATATACTGGCAAACATGTGACACGAAGATCGAACACcgatggacttcctttcactaagcttgtgacttatgaaggtaatcccATGCACCAGAAATTTTTCGTGGGTTTCagtgcaaaaggggtgaatacatatgcacatgccaatttttaattatttgattacataaatttaaagggaacctgtcaaccccccaggcatttttaactaaaagagccaccttgtgcagcactaatgctgcattctttcaaggtggctcttttagttctggtccctgccaacgctgcaataatcgcttttataatgtgcccctcatacctcgaATTAGACCAGGGGGCAGGTCTTTAACCCCTAACACAGACGTACCACAGCCGTCACTAAGGGCCTCTGTGAGCCAGGtgctgcctcctcttccttcattggtGTCCCCTGCGCCTGTGCAGTAAGTACGAAGGGCAGTGCAACAGTGCATGCCCAAaagaaaacttacagcgcaggtgctggGGATGcttatgaaggaagaggaggcagcgccTGGTGCGCAGAGGCAGGGGTGTTTGCTTTGAACTTTTGTGAGTCTTTTCTtatctataaaaaatatttttttacttttactgtaTTCAGCACTAGTCCTAGTTGACTTCAAGCAGCGattgtctgatcacttgtgctacacatagcagggcatcagtcctgctatgtatagcaaaaaatACTATTTCCTATAACCATCAGCTAAAGGCTGGCTTTAACAGAAGCCCCCTGCACCCTCTCATCATCTGGCACAGTCcatatcccctgatgaacccccgggaCTCCcgtggggggaaacgcgtcggcctAAGTAGGGAGGACATCCCCATTGGAGACCCCTTGAGCAATATGACTGAATGAATACCCACAGCGCCTGAGTTGTACGTATCACCAggacgcagatgagtagaagcgttggTTATATTATGAGATTGAGTTATTAAAATGGGGTGGTATTTATGCGGCTGTATTTGACATTATGCTCTGGGGCCCCATTTTAGGATGCTTTGTTATTGTTATTTTTTACTTTCTGGGCCACCATTCTATTAGGCTTATCCTTATACCAAGGGGTCATTTGACCAGTTGAAATGTTGGATATATGTAACTACAGGGCTGATTTGAATATTATGTGAATCAGTTGGAGTGGCCCTTTTGCTATTGTACATTTTGGATAAACAAGGCATTGGTATTGTGTGTCTACCCATTGAGTTGTTATACTTTTCTACTATTCCCTATTAGGGATCGTTTTGGGGCAAATAACAAATTTTGTGTTTTTTGCTGTGAATACACTGGGACGTTTTTTTAAGGATCGCAGGGTCTGTATTGGGCTATCAGGGCCAGCCATCGaagagcgggggcgcctaccgctgaaacttaaGGTGCCAACCTGTCAGGTAGGGATCAGTATTGGGGCATATTGTTATGTATCTATACACCAATGTTTTCAAATTTGGAACAAATAGTTTTTAGCTTTATTTATTaatagttatattttagggatccttgttgtttttGGTTCTTTGGTCTGGTCTAGTATCCTAAGGGGTATTTGTTTTGACGGTCTAGTGTTCTTTAACAGAAGTATAGCAATGACAAGCACGGGGGTCTTCAGCATACCCTCACCTGTCTTGATAACCCATTAGTGCTCCTTGATAATATCACAGCCTCGCTGCTGGATGGTTGGAATAACGGGCctcctgccgctgctgctgctatcAGAGATTAACAGGATAACAGGGGCAGACAGAGCTCCACTCCTTCTTCAGCTtttagaggcacatgatggctaaataaatcagccatcatctgatGGGAAAGGTGAAAGCTCACAAAGTCAGTGAGCCAGGATATGATGTACCAGTACATTATATGTGAATAAGGGGTTATGCAAAAGGAAATTATACTGTGGTCACTGGTACCAAGGATATTTCCATCAAGCACTGAAATCAATAATATCTATTTATAAGATTTTATACTTTTTCTCAGAAGAATTACACAGCTGTCGATATGAAGAATTAATATTATTATAATCATCATAATTATTTTCATCATCACAGTTTGTCTTCCAAAGTGATTGATATGCCTacatcagtcattttgccatcccaAAAACCTATTTTCATTTTAAGAATTTTAAATATATTTTACAAATAACCTAAaagaattattttattttattatgcaATTCATTTATTCCCAATGTATCCTGTTGCTCCAGAAAAACATCCCTCTAATTTACACTCCTGAGACATCCAACAGTATTTAATGACCTGCATTTCCACTTTATATGATACAAAATGCCACAAGCTTACCTGACAAATTTCCATGAAGTTAATGCAGAAATAATCAAAACTGCacataaaaagaagaaaaatagaTGGTAAGTTGGTGACAATAAGTAGACTCCAAAGAACACACATATTTAGGGAAATTGTATATTTTGATAGAAAAAATAGTCCAGTAATCGTTACATTTTATGTTTTCTTCATTAAAGTATTATTTATTACTGTAGGTGATATTAGCCAAAGCATGATTCCAAACAAGGGCAAATATATCATGTTCCCCTTTAGGCATCACTTTTCAAAACTAAGTAAATGTAATGCTTTTAAGTTTTCATCAGAACCTCCTTCATTTCACTTTGAAGTACATAGAATATATGACTTGGGGTACTTTGCTCTCCAAAATGTCCTATTGGCCCTGCCTGGTGGACTGTACATGGGTCACAGACACAACATGGCCACAAGTAACTCTCCTAAGAAAGCTAAGCATCTTTAGTCTATGTGGATTTTTTGAGCAAGACCActtaaaaaaaatctctttaaacatTGCTTAAAAGTGCTTGAAAGATTCATATCATTTCCATTGTAAAAACACTTTAATGTTTATATAGGTTCCATGTTTTGAGTGTCCTTTTACACCTCATGTTTTGGAAAATGCCTGTTGGAAAAAAGaatgtgcatgtcacttctttttagtGATTCTTGATGGAATCTGGTAGAAACTATCACTATCCAATCAAAAGGCAGCAACAAAGATCATTAGGAGGAAAAATTCCTTCAAAATGCATCATAAATTCTTCAAAACCACTTTAGGAAATGAAAAGCTCCTCCAAAAACTCCCAAAAGATAGAGTATTTTATACGGTGGTTTCCATTTGAAAACCAGTCTATTTGAGCACCCTAAAAAGCTCCATCTTTCTATAGCCTTAGTCTAGTAGCTGGTGGTGATTTCAGCCACTGGATCCCTAAAAACAGCAAATTTTGACATGTTCCTACAATATACTGAAAGTTTACATGAAATATTTCTTACCTTAACCTAAATTACATATTCTTTGAAAaagttaacatttaatttttttcatttcaaGGCAAATAAGAAAGAAAGCAAATATATAAAATTAAAGACTTTCAGCCGGTGCCAAGTCAAAGAAGTAAAGTTGTCATTCTACATATTTGTTTTAATACTACAAAAAACTACATGGTTTATAAAGAAAATTAGATTTAAGATATGCAGACTTATATCTGTGAAAAAAACTAATTTAATGAGTATTATTTTATCTCAAAACTGGAATGGACTTGGTGAATTACACTAACATTTCTGAATTTGTCTTGCTTGGCTTGACTGATCTAGCAGAGCTTCAagtgatttttttcatatttttcttgaTGTTTTACGTAACTACCTTGATAGGAAACCTCTCCATCATGGTAGTCTCTGTTTTAGACACCAGCCTCCATACCCCTATGTATTACTTTTTATGGAATCTGTCATTTATAGATATCTGCTTTTCTTCGGTGGCTGTTCCAAGGATGCTAAGAGACTTTTTGGCCTTGGAAAAGATCATCTCTTTCTTCGGCTGCATGTCCcagatttattttttccatttgTTGGGAAGCACTGAAGTGATGCTCCTAACAATAATGTCATATGATCGATATGTTGCCATTGGTAATCCATTGCGTTACTCTACAATCATGAATACTAGAGTTTGTCGAAGCTTGTCATTCAGCACATGGATTACTGCACATTTTCATTCCCTGTTACATACAGTGATGACAGCAAAGTTACCATTTTGTGGACCAAATATAGTAAACCATTTTTTCTGTGATATTAAACCAGTGCTTAAATTGGCCTGTACCGATACTTCTCTCAATCTCAAACTTCTCACAAGAGTTACAGGAACATTGGCTACATCGACTTTACTACTAACTCTCCTCTCATATGTTTTTATCAGCAAATTTCTGCTGAAGATACGGACAACGGAAGGTCGAAAACGTGCCTTCTCTACTTGTAGCGCCCATCTTACTGTTGTATTTTTGCTTTATGGAACAGCTATTTTTACATATGTACGGCCATCAACGCAAGACTCTTTAGATCAAGATCGAGCAGTGGCAGTTCTGTTCACTGTTGTAACTCCAGCCTTAAATCCAATAATATACACGCTAAGGAACAAAGATATGAAGAAAGCCATGAAGAGAAAAGTTGTGAACTTTTTATCTTTGTGACCGTAAAAAGGATagtttttataatttatttttaacTGAATTTGGCTAACAAAATACCAAAGATGAACTTAGATTTTCTTTTCATGGAATTTAAAATTGCTTAAGGTAAAATAAAATTGCATTGTTGTGCTCTATATAATTTAAATCTTTATTACATATGGCAAAAAAGTAGGAATTGATGGAGAGCAAGCAAAAGGCCAGAGCCAAAATGCCGCTCCCACTTAATCACTGTATTTAAATTTAGGTCTATGAATAGAAACTGAATCATTGCGCTAAATGTAAAAATAAGTATCTTTTACATCATATAAAACTGGTAACATTTGAGTAACAAATTGAATTGATTTTTCAAAAAACATTCTATAAATAATGAACTGTAGCTATATACCTTGTCAATACATTTGCATATGTGCGATTTTACATATTTTCTTAATTGATTTTTTATCATCTTGTTATTAAGTTTCATGTTGTCAAAATAGCTATAAAAGAAAAGTTGAAATGTGAAAAGTTTAAATGTAGAATTTTGTATATAGGTTTATTTCTACCAAAAGCACACTGGCTGACATAAAGAAATTAAAGAAACAGTAAATGCAATACAAAGTGACATAAAAAGGAAATACAAATAAGTCAGTTAGGTGAAAGATGATTAAAAAATTCATTCTGAATAGTATGAGCTGTTGACTCACTCGGCTGCTTGCAAAGGTAGACACAGGAAGGCTTTTTGTGTAAGTCACCCGCTGGTTTATTATGGCACAGCATAAACCATGGCAGGGTTTAATAAAATATACATGGCCTTTctggcaaaacagcaaaacaaaagatAAAATACAGAAAAGTCCTTGTGTTGGCACTGTCAGGACTCGCCTGCACAGGACAACACAAGTCTTCAGCTCTAACTGAAGTCACCATCTGGAGAACGTCCTCTCCAAACATGCAACACagcgataaaaaaaaacagtggctcaACAGTTAACTCCCCAGTTACACCCTTGAGGTGGAAATATGGTGAGTAGGCAGGATGCCCATCTTGCACCTACTCAACAAAAACCTAGTCCTTTATCATGGCTGATTAACcacttcagcacatagcatgctggagagaaaATTATGGGTTTTAGATCACATAAGAAAGTAATCTTTCTGACACATATCTCCACACCCTGTCACAATAGGTAATAAAATGAAATAACAATTGTATGTacttgcaataaaaaaataaaaaataaaacattatgaCTCATCATTTATGAGTTGGCTAGTACTTTAAGTATAATAAGAAATTCTGAATTAATAAAAAGGGTGCAGAAAaaccatgactagagttgagcgacttttacttttttaggatcgagtcgggtttcgcgaaacccgactttctcaaaaggtgggtcgggtgaaatcggccgattaatgcgaaaagtcgggggccgaccgaaacacgaaacccaatgcaagtcaatggggaatcaaagtcggcagtgagtggaggacaggaaaacacctacagtgtccattttaatgccaaaaacatcaattcttatttcttaagcttgtcaatcttaagttactttataataatagttaagcattgaaaacaggggctcatatggctaaagttgtgggggggtagggctggctcaagattttcgtgggcccaggaaacgtggaatacatcacggcggtggagcagggagaagtatttcaactttgcaagtgctgtgatcctgagcaagcagggggggcccactagttggcactggcacagggcccctcaaaattggtaacaggactaaacaggcggcatagctttgttcagtggacgacaactgtaatgagtggcacagacacagtaagtaggcccaaataagaaagtaggctaaatgcagttcaaaattggtaagaggagtacacaaacggcatagctttgtccagcggaggaggacaactgtaatgagaggctcgcatagttactaggcccaagtaagtaagtaggataaatgcagttcaaaactggtaacaggagtacacaggtggcaatgctttgttcagcggaggacaaatgtaatgagaggctgacacagttactaggccaaagtaagtaagtaggctaaatgcagttcaaaattggtaacaggagtacacaggtggcaaagctttgttcaacagaggaggacaactgttatgagaggctcacacagacttagtaggcctaaaataaaaaagtaggctaaatgcagttcaaaacaagTAAGTGGAGTACACTGGCGCCATagatttgttcagcggaggaggacaactgtaatgaaaggctcacacagttactaggcttattctttattatatattttggattttattattatatatttttttcccccttttttctattttttccctccttttttctgtatttatatatttttttacgttttttctgctttgtttttactttttgcatatTTTTAGTACATTATTTTCACCTTTTTCACTAATGTTTTCTTCTACTAATGTTTCCGTCACTTATTACTTATTCCTTGTTACCACTGTaccttatatgtttatttctttattGGTTTTTGTTTACCTATTAATTACTATTTCTTCTATTCTAGCCGTAGACATCTCCATCTGTCCCTAGGTTGGACATGCGCACTTCTACACAGCTTCGACCATGTGACACTTCCCTGCGCTCCACCTTGCAGCTCCACCCACCACTTTGTGTCTTACGTCTATCTGGAGGGACTGTGTTTGCGTTCCATCTGTGCGTTCCACGTCACGTCACTTACCTAGTGCGGCTTGCGCTGTCTTATCCATTTACGGCTCTTTACCTGACTGAGTCTCAACCGTATCTCTTcgactttattttcattttttctgcATATTTTGCATTTTCTATTTTCCCACTGGATCcggctgtatttttttatttttttgtgtttttttatttttgtttttttatttttgttgaatTTTTTCTCCATGGAACCCTGAGATATTTTGTACATCCTGTTTTAGGATTTATTGAGACATCTAATGCATTGCCTACATGATGTGATACTTTCCATGTTACTCCTATTCTAATGTTCATTATGGTCGTTTTTGTTACTGTGTACCAGTATATATCTCTATACTTCTACCTTATCTCAAGGAACCCTGAAGTGCCCTTCTCATGTACTAAGTGTCTTGTCTCTATGTGCAACTTATGTTGTAATATTACACTATTCTGTACGCTATGCATTTATTTATATTCCTCTCACGTATGCCTTCTTTGCGTGAAGTTCTCTCAGATATTGTATGCATATAGATAACTGTTTCTCTTTAGTGTTAGATATATGGGTATATATTGTTTGTTGTTTATTGttcactttgttttgttttttcaatcctagtctgatgaaggtctaagTTTCAGACCGAAACGTTATATATTGTGGATTGCATCGGAATAAATCTTATTTGCAGACTTTCATGAGTGCCGGAATTTTTTGATTATACTTGTTcaacagaggaggacaactgtaatgagaggctcaaacagttactaggcccaagtaagtaagtaggctaaatgcagttcaaaattggtaagaggagtacacaggcggcatagctttgttcagcggaagaggacaactgtaatgagatgctcacacagttactaggcccaagtaagtaagtaggctaaatgcagttcaaaattggtaagaggagtacacaggcggcatagctttgttcagcggaagaggacaactgtaatgagaggctcacacagttactatgcccaagtaagtaagtaggctaaatgcagttcaaaattggtaagaggagtacacaggcggcatagctttgttcagcggagaaggacaactgttatgagaggctcacacagttactaggctcaagaaagtaagtaggataaatgcagtacaaaattggtaagaggagtacacaggcggcatatctttgttcagcggaggaggacaactgtaatgagaggctcacacagttactaggcccaagtaagtaagtaggctaaatgcagttcaaaattggtaagaggagtacacaggcggcatagctttgttaagcggaggaggacaactgtaatgaaaggctcacacagttactaggcccaagtaagcaagtaggctaaatgcagttcaaaattggtaagaggagtacacaggcggcatagctttgttcagcggaggacaactgtaatgagatgctcacacagttactaggcccaagtaagtagttaggctaaatgcagttcaaaattggtaagaggagtacacaggcggcatagctttgtccagaggaggaagacaactgtaatgagaggctcacacagttactaggcccaagtaagtaagtaggctaaatgcattcaaaattggtaagaggagtacacaggcggcatagctttgttcagcggaggaggacaactgttatgagaggctcacacagttactaggctcaagtaagtaagtaggctaaatgcagtacaaaattggtaagaggagtacacaggcggcatatctttgttcagcggagtaggacaactgtaatgagaggctcacacagttactaggcccaagtaagtaagtaggctgaatgcagttcaaaattggtaagaggagtacacaggcggcatcgctttgttaagcggaggaggacaactgtaatgaaaggcccacacagttactaggccgaagtaagtaagtaggctaaatgcagttcaaaattggtaagaggagtacacaggcagcatacctttgtccagcggaggaagacaactgtaatgaaaggctcacacagttactaggcccaagtaagtaagtaggctaaatgcagttcaaaattggtaagaggagtacacaggcgacatagctttgttcagcggaggaggacaactgtaatgagaggctcacacagttactaggcccaagtaagtaagtaggctaaatgcattcaaaattggtaaaaggagtacacaggcggcatagctttgttcagcggaagaggacaactgtaatgagaggctcacacagttactaggcccaagtaagtaagtaggctaaatgcagttcaaaattggtaagaggagtgcacaggcagcatagctttgttcagcagaggaggacaactgtaatgagaggctcacacagttactaggcccaagtaagtaagtaggctaattgcagttcaaaattggtaggaggagtacacaggcggcatagctttgttcagcggaggaggacaactgtaatgagaggttcacacagttactaggcccaagtaagtaagtaggctaaatgcagttcaaaattggtaagaggagtacacaggcggcacagcatttttcagcggaggaggacaactgttatgagaggctcacacagacatagtaggcctaaaagaaaaaagtaggctaaatgcagttcaaaattggtaagtggagtacataggcggcatagctttattcagcggtggtggacaactgtaatgagaggctcacacagttactaggcccaagtaagtaggctaaatgcagttcaaaattggtaagaggagtacactggcggcatagctttgttcagcggaggtggacaactgtaatgagaggctcacacagttattaggcccaagtaagtaagtaggctaaatgcagttcaaaattggtaagaggagtacactggcggcatagctttgttcagcggaggaggacaactgtaatgaaaggctcacacagttactaggcccaagtaagtaagtaggctaaatgcagttcaaaattggtaagaggagtacacaggcggcatagctttgttaagcggaggaggacaactgtaatgaaaggctcacacagttactaggcccaagtaagcaagtaggctaaatgcagttcaaaattggtaagaggagtacacaggcggcatagctttgttcagcggaggacaactgtaatgagatgctcacacagttactaggcccaagtaagtaattaggctaaatgcagttcaaaattggtaagaggagtacacaggcggcatagctttgtccagaggaggaagacaactgtaatgagaggctcacacagtaactaggcccaagtaagtaagtaggctaaatgcagttcaaaattggtaagaggagtacacaggcggcatagctttgctcagcggaggaggacaactgtaatgagaggttcacaattactaggcccaagtaagtaagtaggctaaatgcagttcaaaattggtaagaggagtacacaggcggcatagcttttttcagcggaggagttcaactgttatgagaggctcacacagacttagaaggcctaaaataaaaaagttggctaaatgcagttcaaaattggtaacagaagtacacaggcggcatagcgttgttcagcggaaga
This region of Ranitomeya imitator isolate aRanImi1 chromosome 1, aRanImi1.pri, whole genome shotgun sequence genomic DNA includes:
- the LOC138657974 gene encoding olfactory receptor 12D1-like, with translation MDLVNYTNISEFVLLGLTDLAELQVIFFIFFLMFYVTTLIGNLSIMVVSVLDTSLHTPMYYFLWNLSFIDICFSSVAVPRMLRDFLALEKIISFFGCMSQIYFFHLLGSTEVMLLTIMSYDRYVAIGNPLRYSTIMNTRVCRSLSFSTWITAHFHSLLHTVMTAKLPFCGPNIVNHFFCDIKPVLKLACTDTSLNLKLLTRVTGTLATSTLLLTLLSYVFISKFLLKIRTTEGRKRAFSTCSAHLTVVFLLYGTAIFTYVRPSTQDSLDQDRAVAVLFTVVTPALNPIIYTLRNKDMKKAMKRKVVNFLSL